A single Syngnathoides biaculeatus isolate LvHL_M chromosome 18, ASM1980259v1, whole genome shotgun sequence DNA region contains:
- the rom1a gene encoding rod outer segment membrane protein 1a — protein sequence MVVMKMKFPFQKRVKLAQGLWLLSWCATVAGAVTFTLGCVLKTELRRRAEVMDNADVHVVPNTLMVVGLASLGINYFASKICQDALDAGRFPRWKTFLKPYFAVSCFFTVLMLLAVVMSYAMKGSLESSLKAGLRNGIRFYKDTDTPGRCFQKQNIDRLQMDFQCCGNNDHRDWFEVQWISNRYLDFNSKEVKDRVKSNVDGRYLVDGVPFSCCNPSSPRPCIQYHLTNNSAHYNYEYDAEELNVYLRGCREALLNYYMGLMNTIGAGVLSVFLLQGSVLVSLRFLQTSVDAVAGQENAEVETEGYLLEKGVKDTFVEYFDPVLKFLLLKNQVQEGPPADTPAPPST from the exons ATGgtggtgatgaagatgaagtTCCCGTTCCAGAAAAGGGTGAAGCTGGCCCAGGGACTCTGGCTCCTGTCCTGGTGCGCCACGGTCGCCGGGGCCGTCACCTTCACCCTCGGGTGCGTCCTCAAGACGGAACTCCGCAGGAGGGCTGAG GTAATGGACAACGCCGACGTCCACGTGGTGCCCAACACGCTGATGGTCGTGGGTCTGGCCTCGCTGGGCATCAACTACTTTGCGTCCAAGATCTGCCAGGACGCCCTGGACGCCGGGCGATTTCCTCGCTGGAAGACCTTTTTGAAGCCCTACTTTGCCGTCTCGTGTTTTTTCACCGTCCTCATGCTGCTGGCGGTGGTCATGAGCTACGCCATGAAGGGCAGCCTGGAGTCTTCCCTCAAGGCCGGCCTGAGGAACGGCATCCGCTTCTACAAAGACACGGACACCCCGGGCCGCTGCTTCCAGAAGCAGAACATCGACCGCTTGCAGATGGACTTCCAGTGCTGCGGCAACAACGACCACCGGGACTGGTTTGAGGTGCAGTGGATCAGCAATCGCTACCTGGATTTCAACTCCAAGGAAGTGAAAGA CCGCGTCAAGAGCAACGTGGACGGGCGTTACTTGGTCGACGGGGTCCCGTTCAGTTGCTGCAATCCCAGTTCTCCTCGGCCGTGCATCCAGTACCACCTCACCAACAACTCGGCTCATTATAATTACGAGTACGACGCCGAGGAGCTCAACGTCTACCTGCGGGGCTGCAGGGAGGCCCTGCTCAACTACTACATGGGCCTGATGAACACCATCGGCGCCGGAGTACTGTCCGTCTTCCTCTTGCAG GGTTCCGTGCTGGTGAGTTTGCGCTTCCTGCAGACCTCCGTGGACGCCGTGGCGGGGCAGGAGAACGCCGAGGTGGAGACGGAAGGATACCTGCTGGAGAAAGGAGTGAAAGACACCTTCGTGGAGTACTTTGACCCAGTCCTCAAGTTCCTGCTGCTGAAAAACCAGGTCCAGGAGGGCCCGCCCGCAGACACGCCAGCCCCGCCGTCCACCTAA